The Chryseobacterium indicum genome includes a window with the following:
- a CDS encoding NAD(P)H-dependent oxidoreductase yields the protein MSLIEDLNWRHAVKAYDPTKKVSEEDLNKILEAARLAPTSSGLQPFRVIVVENQELKEKMVQGALNPEVMRDSSHVLVFAAWDSYSDEKIDKVYDHHTDVRDLPRGRFSSYTDKIKEIYGAQTPEEHFAHTARQTYIALGLAMAQAAELKVDSTPAEGFSNEVVDEILGLRDLGLKSVSLLYLGYRDEKNDWLSHMKKVRIPMEEFIIKK from the coding sequence ATGTCATTAATAGAAGATTTAAACTGGAGACACGCTGTAAAAGCATACGATCCAACAAAAAAAGTATCAGAAGAAGATTTAAATAAAATTTTAGAGGCCGCAAGACTCGCTCCTACTTCTTCCGGATTACAGCCTTTCCGTGTGATCGTAGTGGAAAATCAGGAATTAAAAGAAAAAATGGTTCAGGGTGCGTTGAATCCTGAAGTGATGAGAGATTCTTCTCATGTTTTGGTTTTCGCGGCATGGGACAGCTACTCCGATGAGAAAATCGATAAAGTGTACGATCATCACACCGATGTAAGAGATTTGCCGAGAGGAAGATTTTCAAGCTACACCGATAAAATTAAAGAAATCTACGGTGCGCAGACTCCTGAAGAACATTTCGCGCATACTGCAAGACAAACGTATATTGCTTTAGGACTTGCAATGGCTCAGGCTGCGGAACTTAAAGTAGACAGCACTCCTGCAGAAGGTTTCAGCAATGAAGTGGTGGATGAAATTTTGGGCTTGAGAGATTTAGGCTTAAAAAGTGTGAGTTTACTGTATTTAGGATACAGAGACGAGAAAAACGACTGGCTGTCGCACATGAAAAAAGTAAGAATTCCAATGGAAGAATTCATCATCAAAAAATAA
- a CDS encoding lactonase family protein produces MKKLFTLFITIVSCLQLYAQHTYVFFGSFNWEKETEGIYVYELNTQNGKLSKITSVSGISNPSFLALSPDGKYLFACTESKTKNGGSVSSFEFNPEKKTLQFISKQISGGENPVYLTVHPSGKWLVNGNYTEGSVSVYPISENGTLESFVQNIQFSEGSVNLDRQDRAHIHSTAFSPDSDYLFLPDLGADKIRAYRFNNEKDTPLQEAEIPFIKTTLGAGPRHFTFHPNGKFAYCIEEMGGAVSVYAYENGKLKSLQRIFTHPETYKEDFESSDVHLSPDGKFLYASNRGKENNIVIFSIQDDGSLKTIGYQSVKGKHPRTFNLDPSGQFLITANTATNNVTVFKRNPETGLLKKVGRKIKIRNVSNVQIRRY; encoded by the coding sequence TTGAAAAAGCTCTTCACCTTATTCATCACAATTGTTAGCTGTCTTCAATTGTATGCTCAACATACGTATGTTTTTTTCGGTTCTTTTAACTGGGAAAAAGAAACGGAGGGAATTTATGTGTATGAATTGAACACGCAAAACGGAAAATTATCAAAAATTACTTCTGTTTCGGGGATTTCAAATCCGTCTTTTCTAGCTTTGTCACCGGACGGAAAATATCTTTTTGCGTGTACGGAAAGCAAAACAAAGAACGGCGGAAGTGTAAGCAGTTTTGAATTTAATCCTGAAAAAAAGACTTTACAGTTCATCAGTAAACAAATCAGCGGTGGTGAAAATCCGGTTTATCTTACAGTTCATCCCAGCGGAAAATGGCTCGTTAACGGAAATTATACGGAAGGAAGTGTTTCTGTTTACCCCATCTCAGAAAACGGAACTCTTGAATCGTTTGTGCAGAATATACAGTTTTCGGAAGGAAGTGTAAATCTCGACAGACAGGATCGTGCACACATCCATTCCACTGCTTTTTCTCCGGATTCCGATTATCTATTTCTGCCTGATCTCGGAGCGGATAAAATTCGCGCCTATCGTTTTAACAATGAAAAAGATACACCTTTGCAGGAAGCTGAAATTCCTTTTATAAAAACAACTTTAGGAGCGGGACCGAGGCATTTTACCTTTCATCCGAATGGAAAATTCGCGTACTGTATTGAAGAAATGGGCGGTGCAGTCAGTGTTTATGCTTACGAAAACGGAAAACTAAAATCGCTTCAGAGGATTTTTACCCATCCTGAAACCTATAAAGAAGATTTTGAAAGTTCTGATGTTCATCTTTCGCCGGACGGAAAGTTTTTGTACGCTTCCAATAGAGGAAAAGAAAATAATATTGTCATTTTTTCGATTCAGGACGATGGAAGTCTGAAAACAATCGGCTATCAGTCTGTAAAAGGGAAACATCCGAGAACATTTAATCTCGATCCAAGCGGACAATTTTTAATCACCGCCAATACGGCAACGAATAATGTTACGGTTTTTAAAAGAAATCCTGAAACCGGTTTGTTGAAAAAAGTCGGAAGAAAAATTAAGATCAGAAATGTTTCGAATGTGCAGATCAGAAGATATTAA
- a CDS encoding peptidyl-tRNA hydrolase — translation MKMYIVVLNTVPDKLVPVITAHASLACYKNFEDNKNMIQWISGIFKKVVCVVNETEFNSFKNETDYVLLTESSLDNREVALAFCPREEYPKKFKFLKMWTPQNI, via the coding sequence ATGAAAATGTACATCGTCGTTTTGAATACTGTTCCTGACAAATTAGTTCCTGTAATTACTGCACACGCTTCTTTAGCCTGTTATAAAAACTTTGAGGACAACAAAAATATGATTCAATGGATCAGCGGAATATTCAAAAAAGTAGTTTGTGTCGTAAACGAAACCGAGTTTAACAGTTTTAAAAATGAGACAGATTATGTTTTACTAACGGAATCTTCACTAGACAACAGAGAAGTCGCTTTGGCATTTTGTCCGAGAGAGGAATATCCGAAAAAATTTAAATTTCTGAAAATGTGGACTCCACAGAATATCTGA
- the lipB gene encoding lipoyl(octanoyl) transferase LipB produces MNTIQNKVVEFEDLGTREYQSAWDYQESLMKNIIDLKIKNRDLPAEQHNETPNHFLLVEHPHVYTLGKSGHEENMLAGIDKLKEIDATFVKVNRGGDITYHGYGQIVGYPILDLENFFTDIHKYMRNLEEVIIRTIAEYGLKGERSPGETGVWLDVGKPYARKICAMGVKASRWVTLHGFALNVNTDMRYFEYIIPCGIKDKQVTSLKRELERELTPEEMEDIKAKIRKHFTEVFEAELIAK; encoded by the coding sequence ATGAATACAATTCAGAATAAAGTAGTAGAATTTGAAGACTTAGGAACGCGGGAATATCAGTCGGCTTGGGATTATCAGGAATCTCTGATGAAAAACATCATAGATCTGAAAATTAAAAACCGCGATCTTCCTGCGGAACAGCACAACGAAACGCCCAATCATTTTCTTCTCGTGGAACATCCTCATGTGTATACACTGGGAAAAAGCGGGCATGAAGAAAATATGCTTGCCGGAATTGATAAACTGAAAGAGATTGATGCCACTTTCGTAAAGGTAAACCGCGGCGGAGATATTACGTATCACGGTTACGGACAGATTGTAGGCTATCCTATTTTAGACCTTGAAAATTTCTTCACGGATATTCATAAATACATGAGAAATCTGGAAGAAGTCATCATCAGAACCATTGCCGAATATGGATTGAAAGGCGAACGTTCTCCCGGAGAAACAGGAGTCTGGCTGGATGTGGGAAAACCTTACGCGAGAAAGATCTGTGCAATGGGTGTAAAAGCTTCCCGCTGGGTAACTTTACACGGATTTGCCTTAAATGTAAACACGGATATGCGTTATTTTGAATACATCATTCCGTGCGGAATTAAAGACAAACAGGTAACTTCCTTAAAAAGAGAACTGGAAAGAGAACTCACTCCTGAAGAAATGGAAGATATTAAGGCTAAAATAAGAAAGCATTTTACGGAGGTTTTCGAAGCGGAACTTATTGCTAAGTAA
- a CDS encoding hemin-degrading factor, translated as MSTLVNDLKEKWEALKAENPHMRIRNAAAELGVSEAELLATSVGEGVTVLKPEFQNILAEVEQLGKVMALTRNEECVHERKGVYLNGDFSSPHAQLFVGEDIDLRIFLNHWKLAFAVVEGDKKSLQFFGKDGLALHKIYLTKDSNEAAFYEMAEKYKAEEQNGSFDFEKAAPKAEEKPDAEIDVEGFQKAWTNLKDTHDFFMMTRKFGVSRTQALRLAPEGFAKKIESSKVVNVLEDASEKELPIMIFVGNRGIIQIHTGNVKKTLWHQQWFNVMDPDFNLHLDVTKIAEAWIVKKPTEDGEVTAIEVFNKEGDFIVQFFGKRKPGIPELQEWKDLVADLEK; from the coding sequence ATGAGCACATTAGTAAACGATCTGAAGGAAAAATGGGAAGCTCTTAAAGCTGAAAATCCGCATATGAGAATCCGAAATGCCGCAGCAGAACTTGGAGTAAGCGAAGCGGAACTGTTGGCAACCAGCGTAGGAGAAGGCGTAACGGTTCTGAAGCCGGAGTTTCAGAATATTTTAGCAGAAGTGGAGCAGTTAGGAAAAGTAATGGCGCTTACACGCAACGAAGAGTGCGTTCACGAAAGAAAAGGAGTGTATCTGAACGGCGATTTCAGCAGTCCTCATGCACAGCTTTTCGTGGGAGAAGATATTGATTTAAGAATTTTCCTGAATCACTGGAAATTAGCTTTCGCAGTGGTGGAAGGAGATAAAAAAAGCCTTCAGTTTTTCGGAAAAGACGGTTTGGCGCTGCATAAAATTTACCTTACCAAAGACAGCAACGAAGCGGCTTTCTATGAAATGGCAGAAAAATATAAAGCAGAAGAGCAGAACGGATCTTTCGATTTTGAAAAAGCAGCTCCGAAAGCAGAAGAAAAACCGGATGCCGAAATTGATGTAGAAGGCTTCCAGAAAGCATGGACAAATCTGAAAGATACCCACGATTTCTTTATGATGACCCGAAAATTCGGAGTGAGCAGAACGCAGGCGTTGAGACTGGCTCCGGAAGGTTTTGCAAAGAAAATTGAAAGCTCAAAAGTCGTAAACGTACTGGAAGATGCATCGGAAAAAGAACTTCCGATCATGATTTTTGTCGGAAACAGAGGAATCATCCAGATTCATACAGGAAACGTGAAAAAAACACTTTGGCATCAGCAATGGTTCAATGTGATGGATCCCGATTTCAATCTGCATCTGGACGTTACCAAAATTGCGGAAGCATGGATTGTGAAAAAACCGACGGAAGACGGAGAAGTGACCGCCATTGAAGTTTTCAATAAAGAGGGCGATTTTATCGTTCAGTTTTTCGGAAAAAGAAAACCCGGAATCCCGGAATTACAGGAATGGAAAGACCTCGTCGCCGATCTTGAAAAATAA
- a CDS encoding MarR family winged helix-turn-helix transcriptional regulator translates to MENPEFLKLENQLCFPLYVIAKEITGLYRPFLDELDITYPQYLVMMVLWEHDGLPVNSIGEKLYLDSGTLTPLLKRLENKGFIERKRKKEDERVVEVFITESGRNLQEKACGIPEKLFQKIGASPEDWKALKENVQKILTKIEK, encoded by the coding sequence ATGGAAAATCCCGAATTTTTAAAATTAGAAAATCAGCTCTGCTTTCCTTTATACGTTATTGCCAAGGAAATTACGGGGCTTTACCGTCCTTTTCTTGATGAGCTGGATATTACCTATCCGCAGTATCTTGTGATGATGGTGCTTTGGGAACATGACGGACTTCCGGTGAACAGCATCGGCGAAAAGCTGTATCTGGACAGCGGAACGCTTACACCGCTTCTTAAAAGACTTGAAAATAAAGGATTTATCGAAAGAAAAAGAAAAAAAGAAGATGAACGTGTGGTGGAAGTTTTCATCACAGAATCCGGTAGAAATTTACAGGAAAAAGCCTGTGGAATTCCGGAAAAATTATTTCAGAAAATCGGAGCATCGCCTGAAGACTGGAAAGCTCTGAAAGAAAATGTTCAAAAAATATTAACTAAAATAGAAAAATAA
- a CDS encoding ChaN family lipoprotein, translating into MKNLFTAFFLTVFCSFQAQQFKAYQFYDKKGKSIKPEKLIRQLADYDVVFFGENHNNSINHWLQLKVTEGLYAQKNGLLILGAEMFERDNQPQLNQYLNGKIDAKTLKDSARLWNNFTTDYKPLVDFAKAKKLNFIATNIPRKYASQTAKEGLESLNNLSEKEKSYIAQLPIKVTLETPGYPEMKAMMGDHADGTKVMNFISAQAIKDATMAESILKNLQSGKTFIHYNGNYHSKEFGGIYWYIKQKNPNLKMAVISVFESDNPELKVPEKDYIPTDFNLIIPSDMTKTY; encoded by the coding sequence ATGAAAAACCTTTTCACTGCCTTTTTTCTTACTGTTTTCTGTTCATTTCAGGCACAGCAATTTAAAGCCTATCAGTTTTACGACAAAAAAGGAAAATCAATAAAGCCCGAAAAACTCATCAGACAACTGGCTGATTACGACGTGGTTTTCTTCGGTGAAAATCATAATAATTCCATCAACCACTGGTTACAGCTTAAAGTGACGGAAGGTTTGTATGCTCAGAAAAACGGACTGCTTATTTTAGGTGCTGAAATGTTCGAAAGAGACAATCAGCCGCAACTGAATCAATATCTCAACGGGAAAATAGACGCGAAAACACTGAAAGATTCCGCAAGACTCTGGAATAATTTCACTACCGATTATAAACCTTTGGTGGATTTTGCCAAAGCAAAAAAGCTGAACTTCATCGCAACCAATATTCCCAGAAAATATGCATCTCAAACCGCCAAAGAAGGTCTGGAATCTCTGAATAATTTATCTGAAAAAGAAAAATCTTATATCGCACAGCTTCCCATAAAAGTAACGCTCGAAACGCCGGGTTACCCTGAAATGAAAGCGATGATGGGCGATCACGCAGACGGAACCAAAGTGATGAATTTTATTTCGGCTCAGGCAATAAAAGACGCGACTATGGCAGAATCTATCCTGAAAAATCTGCAATCCGGAAAAACATTCATCCATTACAACGGAAACTACCACAGCAAGGAATTTGGCGGGATTTACTGGTACATTAAACAAAAGAATCCGAATCTGAAAATGGCGGTCATTTCTGTTTTTGAATCGGATAATCCTGAATTAAAAGTTCCTGAGAAAGATTACATTCCCACCGATTTTAATCTGATCATTCCCAGTGATATGACGAAAACGTACTGA
- a CDS encoding SDR family oxidoreductase — MQRFKNKTALITGGTNGMGFATAQQFIQEGGKAIITGRSEENVKNTVKKLGENAFGIVSDAGKISDLMNLRNEVEKFTEDIDLVFANAGYGRFASIENVNEHHFDELFNMLVKGSFFTVQQMLPLMKEGSSVVFNTSFVTEFGMSNFSVYSAAKAAVQSFIKTFASELTDKGIRVNGISPGHIKTNIFNNTGLNSEQIDEVVQHIIPAIPFKRQGKPSEIAKAVLFLASDEASYIHGAELRIDAGISVIK, encoded by the coding sequence ATGCAGAGATTTAAAAACAAAACCGCTCTGATTACAGGTGGAACCAACGGAATGGGATTCGCAACAGCGCAACAGTTTATACAGGAAGGCGGAAAGGCAATCATCACCGGAAGAAGTGAAGAAAATGTAAAAAATACCGTAAAAAAGTTAGGCGAAAATGCGTTCGGAATTGTTTCGGATGCCGGAAAAATAAGCGACCTGATGAATCTTAGAAATGAAGTTGAAAAATTCACAGAAGATATCGATCTGGTATTTGCAAATGCAGGATACGGAAGATTTGCTTCGATTGAAAATGTGAATGAACATCACTTTGATGAGCTTTTCAATATGCTGGTGAAAGGCAGCTTTTTTACTGTTCAGCAGATGCTTCCTTTAATGAAAGAGGGGAGCTCGGTTGTTTTTAATACTTCTTTTGTTACAGAATTCGGGATGTCCAATTTTTCTGTGTATTCTGCGGCAAAAGCGGCAGTACAAAGTTTCATTAAGACTTTTGCTTCTGAGCTTACGGACAAGGGAATCCGCGTAAACGGAATCAGTCCGGGACATATCAAAACCAATATTTTTAATAATACGGGTTTAAATTCAGAACAGATTGATGAAGTGGTACAGCATATTATTCCTGCCATTCCTTTTAAAAGACAGGGAAAACCTTCGGAAATAGCAAAAGCAGTACTTTTTCTTGCTTCTGATGAAGCATCTTATATTCACGGAGCCGAACTGAGGATTGATGCCGGAATATCCGTAATTAAATGA
- the trpA gene encoding tryptophan synthase subunit alpha, with amino-acid sequence MKKLNIYFTAGIPELENTAEIIQVIQDSGAEMIEIGMPYSDPVADGPVIQQAHELALKNGMTIEKLFSQLKSIKNEIKVPLILMGYINPVLRFGFEEFCAACSESGVSGLIIPDLPPIEFEKNYQKILAKYHLNFTFLVTPETSDERILYLDSLSSGFLYAVSSSSTTGNDQAVLKNEEYLSRLASLPLKNPVMIGFGIKSKEDFENVTEKADGGIIGTAFVNILLQNRDWKTKAIDFIHSIKA; translated from the coding sequence ATGAAAAAACTAAATATATACTTCACCGCAGGAATTCCCGAACTGGAAAATACTGCTGAAATCATACAGGTAATTCAGGATTCCGGCGCAGAGATGATCGAAATCGGGATGCCGTATTCAGATCCTGTTGCAGACGGTCCCGTTATTCAGCAGGCTCATGAATTAGCCCTGAAAAACGGAATGACCATCGAAAAACTGTTCTCACAACTGAAATCCATTAAAAACGAGATAAAAGTTCCTTTAATTTTAATGGGCTACATCAATCCGGTGCTGCGTTTCGGATTTGAAGAATTCTGTGCAGCATGTTCGGAAAGCGGAGTTTCAGGATTAATTATTCCCGATCTCCCTCCCATTGAATTCGAGAAAAATTACCAGAAAATTTTAGCAAAATACCATCTGAATTTCACCTTTCTGGTGACTCCCGAAACTTCGGACGAAAGAATTTTATACCTCGATTCCTTAAGTTCCGGCTTTTTGTATGCGGTAAGTTCATCTTCAACCACCGGAAACGATCAGGCTGTTCTCAAAAACGAGGAATATCTTTCAAGATTAGCTTCACTTCCTTTGAAAAATCCGGTGATGATCGGTTTTGGAATCAAATCAAAAGAAGACTTCGAAAATGTAACCGAAAAAGCGGATGGCGGAATCATCGGAACTGCTTTCGTCAACATTTTACTTCAAAATAGAGACTGGAAGACCAAAGCTATAGATTTCATCCATTCCATTAAAGCCTAA
- a CDS encoding peptide deformylase — protein MKKISLLFILFIGLMNAQKLTPSEISIINQGDKNSALPIYQTTDENQYKTLLSLSAEIDPLDKNTAVLVSRMKESLLSTDGGVGIAAPQVGINRKVIWVQRFDKKGEPLEYFINPVIVWRSELQNLGPEGDLSIPDFRDQFYRSKVIQLEYVDLKGQKYSEIVEGFTAVIFQHEIDHLFGILISDKKEKEKNDSYQKVDAFKKSDSGMR, from the coding sequence ATGAAAAAAATATCCCTTCTTTTCATCCTTTTCATCGGTTTGATGAACGCTCAAAAACTGACACCAAGCGAAATTTCCATTATCAATCAGGGAGATAAAAATTCTGCGTTGCCGATTTATCAGACAACAGACGAAAATCAGTACAAGACGTTATTAAGCCTTTCCGCAGAAATCGATCCGTTGGATAAAAATACGGCAGTTTTGGTCAGCAGAATGAAGGAATCTTTGCTTTCCACCGATGGCGGAGTGGGAATTGCCGCACCACAGGTCGGAATCAACAGAAAAGTAATCTGGGTTCAGCGTTTTGATAAAAAAGGTGAACCGTTGGAATATTTCATCAATCCTGTCATTGTCTGGAGATCAGAATTACAGAATTTAGGTCCCGAAGGCGATCTTTCGATTCCCGATTTCAGAGATCAGTTCTACCGAAGCAAAGTCATTCAGCTTGAATATGTCGATTTAAAAGGTCAGAAATATTCAGAAATTGTGGAAGGTTTTACAGCCGTTATTTTCCAGCACGAAATCGATCATCTTTTCGGAATTTTAATTTCAGACAAAAAAGAAAAAGAGAAAAACGATTCTTATCAGAAAGTGGATGCTTTTAAGAAGAGCGATTCTGGGATGAGGTAA
- a CDS encoding organic hydroperoxide resistance protein, whose product MKTLYTTKVTATGGRNGHVKSENGVLDLDVKMPKALGGANDDFTNPEMLFAAGYSACFDSALNRVISLSKAKTGETTVTAEVSIGQLENGGFGLAVQLDVNIPEVSIEEAQALTEKAHQICPYSNATRNNIEVKLSVTNN is encoded by the coding sequence ATGAAAACTTTGTATACAACAAAAGTAACTGCAACAGGAGGAAGAAACGGACACGTAAAAAGCGAAAACGGAGTTCTTGATCTGGACGTAAAAATGCCTAAAGCTTTAGGCGGAGCCAATGACGATTTCACCAATCCGGAAATGCTTTTCGCAGCAGGATATTCTGCATGTTTCGACAGCGCACTGAACCGAGTAATTTCTTTGTCTAAAGCAAAAACCGGAGAAACTACAGTAACGGCGGAAGTAAGCATCGGACAGTTGGAAAACGGCGGTTTCGGATTGGCGGTTCAGCTTGATGTAAATATTCCTGAAGTTTCTATTGAGGAAGCACAGGCTTTAACAGAGAAAGCGCACCAAATCTGTCCGTACTCTAATGCGACAAGAAATAATATCGAAGTAAAACTTTCAGTTACGAACAACTAA
- the trpB gene encoding tryptophan synthase subunit beta: MNYRNPDEHGYYGEFGGAFIPEMLYPNVEELQKNYLDIIESEDFQQEYQDLLKNYVGRATPLYFAKNLSQKYNTRIYLKREDLNHTGAHKINNALGQVLLAKRLGKNRIIAETGAGQHGVATATACALLGLECIVYMGEVDIQRQAPNVARMKMLGAKVVPATSGSKTLKDAVNEALRDWINNPVTTHYVIGSVVGPHPFPDLVARFQSVISKEIKEQLLEQTGRENPDYIIACVGGGSNAAGAFYHFVNEKDVKIIAAEAGGFGVESGKSAATTFLGTLGILHGSKSLVMQTNDGQVIEPHSISAGLDYPGIGPFHANLFREQRAEFFSINDDEALKSAFELTKLEGIIPALESSHALAVFDKKKFNEDDIVVICLSGRGDKDMETYLKHL, encoded by the coding sequence ATGAATTATAGAAACCCCGACGAACACGGATATTATGGAGAATTCGGAGGCGCTTTCATCCCGGAAATGCTCTACCCGAACGTAGAGGAACTGCAAAAAAACTATCTTGACATTATTGAATCTGAAGATTTTCAACAGGAATATCAGGATTTGTTAAAAAATTACGTAGGACGTGCAACACCATTGTATTTTGCGAAAAATTTAAGCCAAAAGTACAACACCAGAATTTACTTAAAAAGAGAAGATCTCAACCACACCGGAGCGCACAAAATCAATAACGCTTTAGGACAGGTTTTGTTGGCAAAACGTCTCGGTAAAAACAGAATCATTGCTGAAACCGGAGCCGGACAGCACGGCGTTGCCACCGCTACAGCCTGCGCGCTTTTAGGGCTGGAATGCATTGTTTACATGGGCGAAGTCGATATCCAGAGACAGGCTCCCAATGTCGCAAGAATGAAAATGCTCGGCGCAAAAGTCGTTCCCGCAACTTCAGGTTCCAAAACACTGAAAGACGCTGTAAATGAAGCCTTAAGAGACTGGATCAACAATCCCGTCACCACTCATTACGTGATCGGAAGTGTGGTCGGTCCGCATCCTTTTCCGGATCTTGTGGCGAGATTTCAGAGTGTGATTTCAAAAGAGATAAAAGAACAGCTTCTGGAACAGACCGGAAGAGAAAATCCTGATTACATCATTGCCTGTGTTGGAGGCGGAAGCAATGCAGCAGGCGCTTTTTATCATTTTGTAAACGAAAAAGACGTGAAAATTATTGCTGCTGAAGCAGGAGGTTTCGGCGTAGAATCCGGAAAATCTGCCGCGACAACTTTTCTGGGAACTTTAGGCATTCTTCACGGAAGCAAAAGCCTTGTGATGCAGACCAATGACGGACAGGTTATTGAGCCCCACTCCATTTCCGCAGGGCTGGATTATCCCGGAATCGGACCTTTTCACGCGAATTTGTTCAGAGAACAAAGAGCAGAATTTTTCAGCATCAACGACGATGAAGCCCTGAAATCAGCATTTGAGCTCACCAAACTCGAAGGCATCATTCCCGCTCTGGAAAGTTCTCACGCGCTCGCGGTTTTCGACAAAAAGAAATTTAACGAAGACGATATTGTGGTCATTTGTCTCAGCGGTCGCGGAGATAAAGATATGGAAACCTATCTGAAACATTTGTAA
- a CDS encoding protein-glutamine glutaminase, producing the protein MKKFLLSAMAFVMVLSSNACSDSSANQDPNLVVKETNENAMRDFGSTIPVGIQKEGNVLKVSFIISAQFYEIKDSKENEVFISMIQSAVENETPVHVFLKKNSNEIAKVEKATDEDVTYFKSIFTKETQSETSKAVSVIPNQATLNNLFTQIKNQSCGTSTASSPCITFRYAVDGCYARAHKMRQILLNAGYDCEKQFVYGNLKASTGTCCVSWGYHVAILVSFKNASGVVEKRIIDPSLFTSGPVTDVTWRNACVNTSCGSASVSSYANTAGNVYYRSPSGSLLYDNNYINTNCVLTTFSTLSGCSPVPAPSVASCGF; encoded by the coding sequence ATGAAAAAATTTCTGCTATCCGCAATGGCTTTTGTGATGGTGCTTTCCTCCAATGCCTGTTCAGATTCCAGTGCCAATCAGGATCCGAATCTCGTTGTAAAAGAAACCAATGAAAATGCCATGAGAGACTTTGGCAGCACTATTCCGGTAGGGATCCAGAAGGAAGGCAATGTACTGAAAGTTTCTTTCATTATTTCTGCGCAGTTCTATGAAATTAAAGACAGCAAAGAAAATGAAGTCTTCATCTCAATGATTCAATCAGCGGTCGAAAATGAAACTCCGGTTCATGTTTTCCTGAAAAAAAATTCCAACGAAATTGCCAAAGTTGAAAAAGCAACCGATGAAGATGTTACTTACTTTAAATCTATCTTCACCAAAGAAACTCAAAGCGAAACCAGCAAAGCAGTAAGTGTAATTCCGAATCAGGCGACTCTGAACAATCTTTTCACACAGATCAAAAATCAGTCCTGCGGAACTTCTACAGCTTCTTCACCATGTATCACGTTCAGATATGCGGTGGACGGATGTTATGCAAGAGCTCATAAAATGAGACAGATCCTTCTGAATGCAGGTTATGACTGCGAAAAACAATTTGTCTACGGAAATCTGAAAGCTTCTACAGGAACATGCTGTGTTTCGTGGGGATATCACGTAGCCATCTTGGTAAGCTTTAAAAATGCTTCCGGTGTAGTGGAGAAAAGAATTATAGATCCTTCTCTTTTCACCTCTGGACCGGTAACCGATGTTACATGGAGAAATGCATGCGTAAATACAAGCTGCGGCTCTGCCTCTGTTTCGTCTTATGCTAATACGGCAGGAAATGTATATTACAGAAGTCCGTCCGGTTCGCTGCTTTATGACAACAATTATATAAATACAAATTGTGTTCTGACAACGTTTTCAACATTATCCGGATGCTCTCCTGTTCCGGCTCCAAGTGTAGCAAGCTGCGGATTCTAA